The following is a genomic window from Pygocentrus nattereri isolate fPygNat1 chromosome 8, fPygNat1.pri, whole genome shotgun sequence.
ATTCATACATTCTCAGAGCATATATACATAGCTTGTGTTATCTGTTATGTGATGGAAATGCTGTTTCTCTATAAAGCTAttctaaaaagcatttttacaaaaagtgaaaaatttgATTTCGAAAAGTGCAACAACCGATCTCAAGACAAAGTCTGTACGTTTCTCCATAGTGagccatttcatatcaaaccgcTTATggttgtttacatctcaagcacTAAATTAttcaggaattttgaaaagttactgaaattcccctttaagcggTAGGCAGTAAACGGGAGCTTTCAAGAAGGTAATGttacatctccaaaacagtaggTGGCAGTAGTGGTGGGAATTACGGCTCTTTTTTGAGAGCCGGTTCTTTTGGCTCGGCTCACTAAAAAGAGCCGGCTCTTTCGGCTCCCAAGTGGCTCCTCAGATTTTTTGTTGCTTAAATTATTAAACTATGTGTAAAATGAATTgctaacatgaaaacatacattatatcaaatgtttatttatatactcAACATAGAACAGAGtgctacaaaaataaatgataaaatacaacaaaagcaAAGACCCATCTCAATTAGACAAAACGTCCAGTCTCTGATTGTGTATATTATTTGCAAATTTGCAACCAcgtacagtgaaacaccacttcaacaaaacaccactccaagaaaatataaattcaaatgtacaaaacaaaaagaaaaagcagaatcCAGGTGACAGTTTTTCCAAGTCTAGTGAAGATTGGAATTCAGGGTCTCAGCTTTGCAGGGTTGATCCTATTTCTCCTTTCTGTTATCATCTGCCCTGTTTTGGAGAAGATTCTCTCTGAGGGGACAGATGTTGCTACAATACACAGTCTACCCTTTCTAGGAGTGAAGCACGTTCTCTGTCATACAGGACTGGGATGATTGTTTGGGAAAGTGTTTTCCTGCTTGGAAATGCATACATTGGATTGAGAGCATGAGTATAGTTTCTGAATCCTTTGTCTTCCACGACAGAAAATGGCTGAAAATCTTGTGCAATCATTTTAGCCAGTTCCTCATCAATTGTCTTTTGTTTAGCTGGGGTCATGGCCTTTTGCAAAAACTGGCTCATAGAGCTCTGGGTTGTAGGTCTAGGTGGTTGTGGTGGTGTAGTGGGTGTAGACATTGTAGGAGCAACACAGTAGACACACTGGCACCTTCATTAATAGCAGGTTCTCTTGCTTGTCTTTTCTCTTCTAATTGCACGGATGGATGAACAGTTGTCATATGCCTGTGCAGGTTGTTTGTGGAGCCTGCTCGATATGAAATTTTAGCTTTGCACAGTCTACACTCTGCCTTTGAGCTGTCtatcacattaaaatgtgtccaaactttACTACGTTTTCCTCACCGTTCCAGCGTGTAGCCTCGGTCTATGTAAAGcgcaactttctctctctttcttgtctcCGAGCGAACTTTGCAGgagcctctccctctctcgtgtTCGTGCGCTCACTGTGCGGTGTGTCTGTAGCCTTTCGCGACCGACCCATCACTAGGTGGCAGTAAAGGAATATTTGTAATGTTGGGCTTTATCGTGAGAAGAAGAGTTAAAACAAGCTGAATTAAGTGAAAAGGCACACAAGAAACATTAAAACTCCCAAAAcaagaaaatgtcatttattgGTTAATTCAACTTTGTATGTTTTTCTGTGCTCTTCGTACTGAGCGACAGCTAACGAACGTTAGAAATGACAACCCTTGTCCTGGACAATGGTGCTTACACGGCTAAGATCGGATATAGCCACGAGAAAGTCAGGTAAGAGCTTTTCTCTCTATATTGTAAATAACATACATACTAATACATCTCTGGTGAGTTACTTAACATCTGATTCGTGTTTTCTCAGCGTTATTCCAAATTGCCAGTTTCGCTCCAAAACACTGAGGCTAAAAACCTTCACCGCCAATCAACTAGATGAAATCAAAGACCCGTCTGGACTCTTCTACATTCTCCCATTCCAAAAGGTAAGCTAGATAcactgtccaaaagtttgtgcacaCCGCTTCTGATATGTGATAAGCTTTAAGTTGGGATGGGTCACCCATCGACCCAACGGCCCATTGACCCTCCAAGTGTGTTCAACTTAAAAGAGAACAAGTTTGATTTGATCAAATTTCACGGTTTATTCTATGACATATAATTAAAAGTACAAACAGGTACAAGTACaagcaagaagaaaaacaaacaaaacaaaaacacaaattaagcCCCACTGAACAATGGTggatattttgtgtgtgttcgtgAGTGATGCTGAGTGTTGTAAGTGTTTGTGGCAGATTTAGATGCCTTGATCACAGACACTGGGGGCTCCCATTTAAAGCAATGAGGCTCAATGCCAGCTCAATGCCATTTTGACGGTCATGATTGCCGAGAGGGTTCCATCCAGAGCCAAGGCATTTCTGGTTTTGTTCTTGTTCAAGCCCACCATGGAAAAAACCCTCTCTGCATCGGCATTCGAGTGTGGGAGAGTTAAAACCAATTTGAGCGATctatattctgattggctcaacGAGAGTACTTTATAATATGCAACCGATGGATTGGCTGAATAGGGTGTGGTAACTGGGTAACTTCTCTGAACAGTGGCTGTGACTCGTTTGTAGACAGGGCGAATTAATTTttgattggattttttttttttttagaaaaaaaaaatcaagagtgAGAAATGGCATGTGTGGCGTGTGAGCGTGTGAACTCGCTGAGGTGCGTGTGTCACACGCTCAGAGCGTGAGACTTGAGAACAATGTCTATACATAAACCTCAGGTCACCATGTCCACTACCAAGCATAggttagaggggtataaagcccaccagcattgtggagcagtggaacagtgttctctggagtgatggcaCCCTATCCAGTACCTTagagatgagctggagtgaaCCAGAACTgaatccaacatcagtatcagTATAACCTCACTAATGCCCTTGttgctgaatgcagtcaaatcctcacagcaatattTCAACATGTAGTGTTGCCTTATCAGAAGAGGAAAGGCAATCACTGCCGCAAAGCTCCCTATTAACATCCTTGAATTTGGATGTTAAACATTAGACAAGCAGGTGTCTACAGACATTGGATTTTGATTGAATTTGAAACCCATTTacttgtgcattttttttttttttttttttttgacgacatcacatttgtttgtttcaggGTTACCTTGTTAACTGGGATGTGCAACGTAAAGTGTGGGATCATCTGTTTGGAAAAGAGATGTTTAAGGTAGTCACAGCTTCCACAAAAATACAGGAAGAGTTGTTGCCATAAATGATGAACAATGAGTGATTACAATGTTTAACTGTGAACGGTTGCAGGTTGACTTTGCTGACACCAGCGTAGTGATAACGGAGCCCTACTTCAACTTTATGTCTATTCAAGAATCTATGAACGAGATTCTGTTTGAAGAGTACCAGTTTCAAGCAGCTCTGAGAATCAATGGTGAGTTCAGCTTTATTGTTCTTTTACAAGCACACACATTatcatctaagccgcttatccttctcgGCCGTGGGTTCTTCTTTtagttcattatttatttttgattagtTCTTTAAAGGTTATTAGTGATGAACAGAGTTGTGTAGAATATCCTAAAtccatatttaaataaaagcctTACAACCAGATCTAAGTATTTTATAGTGTTGTATAGTACTGTGTAATTATCTATAATATGTTTACCTTCAGATAATATTACTGGAGAGTCTTTTAATGtatcttttatttatctttaataCTCATTTAGTATCTATTAATACACTGTACTAATCCAATTATCTGAAATGTTGTGTAAAGGTTCTTATAAGAAAACTCAGAAGTTACCAGTCACAATGCAGTGTAGGTAATGTCATCAATATgatgaaattaaacacacaaaagcaATTAGGAACTAAATGTTAATGAGTAAAATGTAATGAGGTAACAAATTGATTTTCTTACTAGTGAACATGAttataagtaaaaaataaaatttgaatatgCTCACAAAAGTGCAATCAAATGACTGAATGTAACTAGTTATTATCAATCTCTGGTGATGAGGATTGTGGTCAGAGTTTAAGTCACTAACCCTGATCCTACAAACTTAACATTTAATAGGACTCATCATGGTCTTAAACtcatgaacaattctgattcacTGTAGCACCCTGTGCCTTGTTTCAGCTGGATCTCTGAGTGCACACAGATATTTCCAGGAGAACAATTCAGAGTTGTGCTGCATTGTGGTGGATAGTGGCTTCTCCTTCACACATATCGCCCCTTACTGTAGGGGAAGGAAGATGAAGGATGGTATCTGCAGGTCTGACGCTTAATTCATGTCCACACAATTTCATCATTGTCTGTTCGGCTACATCTTTTACATTCTGCTTCTGGCTCCATAGGATAAATGTAGGTGGAAAACTTCTCACCAACCACTTAAAAGAGATCATTTCATACAGGTAAGGATGTTGTCATCTATGGTTGCATAAGAGTAGCCAACAGAGGACTGAATAATATTATCTGAATGAACCAAATGAGTTCTTgtagggcccatatcctacatacTTTGCTTGATTGCCTTGTTCTTGTAACAggcataattcatttttttcttgccCATGTTCCATCCTCTCTTTAATCCTCTTTAACTCTTCTGCATTAAACCAGCTGGTTTCATTACTGTGGCTTTTAACATGTGATATATGTAGATGATCTCAGTTCTCACTGGCTGTTTGTTCCTCACAAAAAATGTGAATTCAGAATGGGATGTTTTTGCAGCTTCTTGtccatgtatggactggggagtgatcAGTATGTTTTGAACCCTTTAAATGCTGCCTCAAACTCAGTATGTCAAGATATGGGTCTTTTAAGAATTACTCTGTAGTGAAGCTGCAACTAAAGGTGATTTAGCAGGTTCATGGAGACGGAGGAACACAGCCTGGTGTGAACGGTTCCTGATGCTTTACGTTTCTCTCAAAGGCAGCTGCATGTGATGGATGAGACACACGTGATCAACCAAGTGAAGGAAGATGTGTGCTATGTGTCGCAGGACTTCTACAACGACATGGAGATCGCTCAGTGAGTATTGTTGTGTTTGCCTGTGTGACACAGCAAATGTCATAGCACAGTTTTGGAACTTGAAACCAGTCAAACAGCTTTGCCACTGGCTGTCGCCTTGTATTTTGTGCAGGTtgaaaggagaagaaaacatGGTGATGAGAGACTATGTACTACCAGATTTTAGCTCCATTAAAAAGGGCTTCTGTAAGGTGTGATATTTAAgcatacaacacatttttgaTAATTTGGTGTCTTTGCATTACTATTCATCTGTAAAAAGAGAGATAAGTAACttgacttttttgctttttgtatcATAATTCAGGAAACTGATATTATTCATTCTTCCTGTTCTTGTGTGCTACAGCCTCGAGAGGAGATGAATTTCACAGGGAAGTATAAAACCGGGGAGCAAATCTTGCGGCTCAACAATGAGAGGTTTGCTGTCCCAGAGATGCTTTTTCACCCTTCAGATATTGGCATCCAGGAGATGGGCATACCAGAAGCATTAGTAAACTCAATCAACAAAATGCCTGAAGGTAACAGAACTTTACAGTGGCCATGACAAAAGTCATGCCAAACAGTTTCAGGGAAGCTAAAAGGCTAAAAAGGCTACAGTGAATGTGATGGGTGTCTATGAGGCCCACAAAAAATTGTAatgttgaaattttaaaaatttaacaATCCTGCATGAGTCTTTATATGTGACAATGATCTTTTCTTCCCATTTGTAGAAATGCAGCCCCACTTCTATAAGAACATCGTCCTGACAGGTGGCAACGCCTTGTTCCCAGGTTTCAGGGATCGTGTGTACAAGGAAGTCCGTGCACTTGCTCCTGCTGAATTCCAGGTTTCTGTAGTACTGCCACAAAAGTAAGTGTACAGTACAGAAAAATTGTGGCTGatgactttctttctttcattctttttaaccTGGAAATTTTCCTCTTTCCAGTCCAATCTGCTACGCTTGGGAAGGAGGAAAGCTCTTAGCAGAAAACCCAGACTTTGAAGAGATGGTGGTCACACGAGAGGATTATGAAGAAAATGGACATTGCATATACGAGAAGTTTGACATTTAAACTGTGAACAACTCCAGAattattttgtgcattttatgtCTCATGTGACATCTGCTGTGACAACGCTCATGTTAGTCTGCAACTGAGAatctaaattgtatttttttgttttttggtactATTGAATGCCTAAAATGGAATGAGGGGTAATAAACAtgatttcatatattttattttcattttttcaccaTATATGTTTCACCAATGATTTTTGGTGAAAGATGCAGTTTCAAATCTTATCCCctcccagtccatacagtaattttacacacatttacactattacatatacacattagACCTTTTGCACTGCTGTGTATATAAAAAGACAAGAAGCGGCCTTCACTGGccctttaaacaaaaaatgatctcaaggaagaaaataataaactgaTCTCTAACTCTTCAGTTCTGGCGCGTGCTGCTCGTTAGTGGCGCCAAAGATTAGTTTCCTCACAGAGTCCGGAGGACAAATCAGCTGCGGTAACTTAAACTACAATTTGCGACACTGATCGCTAAAAAGGTCTAGAATGTAACCTAATTCTGAAAATCGGCAAGTTCTAGAGGTCTTTTAGCAATTAGTTCAGCCGTATCAAGTCAACTATTCGTAATGTCATGAAGGTTAGCTGGTTAGACCCGCTAACTAGTTAGCTAACCTGGCTAGCGTTGGTAAGCGTTAGCTACCGTTCTAGCATTAACCAGCTATCGTTAGCAGCTACCActaaaacaatcattactcagaGCTAGTACAGCgtgttattacatataaacatgGGGTTGCTGTGTGGGCTAAATACGCTTTATAAGCTAATAATTTTTAAGAGTAAGATTAACCTTTTAGCAAAGAATGATGTAacgttatatatatatatatatatatatatatacacacacacacacacacacacacacacacacacacagaggaaaacTTTTTTGCACAGGTAGTCCAACTCCTGCAGGATAGCTCATCAGTAAGTGCCATTGCCAGAAAGTTTGCTGTGTCTCCCAGCACAGTCTTAAGGGTATGGAGGAGATTCCAGGGGACAGGTAGTTACTCTAGGAGAGCGGGACAAGGCTGTTGAAGGTCCTTAATCCCTCAGCAGGACCGGTATCTGctcctttgtgcaaggaggaacagcaTGAGCACTGCCAGAAACAGTCTTCATGAGGGTGACCTGAGGGCCTACATCCTGTAGTGGGCtcactgtgctcactgcccagcACCATAGAGCTCGATTGGCATTTGCCATAGAATACTGGAATTGGAAACCGCCACTGGGGCCCTGTGCTTTTCACAGATGAGAGCAAGTTTCACCCGAGCACATGTGACAGGGTCTGGAGGCGACATGGAGAACATTATGCCACCTGCAACATTATTCATCATGACCGGTTTGGTCATGGGTCAGTGATGGTCTGGGGAGACATATCCCTGGAGGAACGCACAGATCTCTACAGGCTAGACAACGGCACCCTGACTGCTATTAGGTATCGAGATGAAATCCTTATACCCATTGTCAGACCCTACGCTGTGCAGTGGGTCCTTGGTTTCTCCAGGTGCACGACGGTGCCTGGTCTCATGTGGCGAGAGTGTACAGGCAGTTCTTGGAGGATGAAGGAATTGATACCATTGACTGGTCCCCACACTTGCCTGACTTAAATCCAGTAGAACACCTCTGGGACATTATGTTTTCGGTCCATCCGACACCGCCAGGTTGCACTTCAGACTGTCCAGGAGGCTCAGTGATACCCTGGTCCagatctgggaggagatcccacAGGACACCATCTGTTGTCTCATTAGGAACATGCCAAGACGTTGTCAGGCATGCATACAAGCACATAGAGGCCATACAAACTACTGAGTACCATTTTGAGTTGCTGCAATGGACTAGCCTGCTGCATAATTTTTTCGCTTTGATTTTGTGTCTTTGAACTCAACCCTCTGTAGGGTGATAATATTCATTTCCATCAAACGATGTGGCATCCTTTCATTCCTAACACATTACCCAGTTCATATCAGGAAATGTATTCTGCATGATTTTTTCCCCATTGATGTGTTTTCAAAGTGTTCCTTTAAtgattttgagcagtgtatatataacaACCTGTCATTTTTCTTGTTTAGAAAAATGGCATCATCAGGGAGGAAACAAACCAAGAAGACCAAACCAACAGAAGATGCCACAGATTTACAGGCTTTTGACTTCAATatagaggaggaaaagaaaggcCTTAGCGGTTCTGATGATGAAGCTAGAGAAGGtgttgtctgtctttctgtctgtgtatctcttAATCTCTCAGttaatctgtttatttaaaCTTGAACATTATGAGATGTTTTTATGACTggataatatttacatttctgttggtaaactgcactaaatttaacatattaactGTATTAATTCCAAACATATGAATGCTTTGGTAGAAACTCCAATTGTTGACAAGCTTGGCAAGAAGAGATCTGCAAGTTCATTTGAGGAAAATGACCTGGGTGTAGGTGTAGGGTGAGTTTGATGTTTACCATGTAAGTGGTATAACTAGGCTTTTGAGTATAGTATTGGCTGATGCACGGATATGCTTGTTTTTACAGCAATGAAGTTCAGACAATGTTGGAAAAGTTTGGAGGTGGGGGAGTTTCACTTATGAACCACAAACAGAGATCTTGCTTTCTGTcactttacactgcaaaaatgctATCTtggcaagtaaaatgatcttaaatctagtcagtgCATCGGTCTCATGTTCAGATTATTATAAGCTTACTATAAGATTGTTTAACTTTTTCTATGTTTATTACATGTATTAAGAGATTTTAGTCCAAGTCAAATTATCTCACTAcgttggcagataattttgctcgTTTTAGGCATGTTTCTTCCAAAAAGCCCATTTACCGGTCAGTATAGCTTACAACATTCAATGTGAGACATTTTAGATTTattaactagatttaagataatttcactcATCAAGAaaccatttttttgcagtgtcagcagctgtttttttttattgattttctcaaTGTTGCATGCTTCAATGCTGGTGCAGCTGACATTAGCAAGGCAATGCAGGCAAAGAGGAAACGCCTTGAGGCTTTCACCAAAAGTTCCTTGAAAGGCAGCAACCAGAAAATAGAACAGTTGTGGAAAACCCAACATAATCAGAGGTAAGTCCTCAGGTCCTCAGCCTTCAGCAGTTCCAACAATAAGAAGATTATTGAGGTTTACACGTGCTTCAATAATTTTAATTGAACTGCAGTTACCTTTTAAGTTAATACCAGTTAATATTTCAAATTCAAGTGTAAAAATTGTAACTATTTTCATTTATCTCTGCTCCCCCCAATACAGACAGAAGCTGACACAGGAGTACTCTCAGCAGGTGTTCTCAGTGCTCCAGCAGTGGGAGACTGATGTTCAGAAGTCTGAGGAACAAGAGGAGAAACTGAACGTGAGTGCTGCTGAATATGAATTAAAAGCCCATTATATTAATAACAAAGTAGATGAGTGTTAACATTGTTTCCTCTGAGTTTGTTCAgtaatttttatttgtaaataaaaattgtaGTTTCTGAGTAAAAGGTTCTACTGCTGTTATAAATTTCAGTAAGTCTTGGTTCCTGAATGTGATGTGGAACTACCCATTGTATAAATTTAACCAGTCACTGTTATCTTTGCAGAATTTGTTTCGACAGCAGCAGAAGCTCTTCCAGCAAGCCCGAGTGGTGCAgagccaaaaactgaaaaccataAAAGAGCTGTATGAGCAGTTTGTCAAGGTTAGAAACTGAGCGCCCTTACTTCATATGAATTTTGAACATTTGAACGCTAAAGagccttattattattatataactcATATATAAACTCatcaagcactttattaggaacccCACCTTGTATctcattcattgtccattttatcagctccatttaccatTTAGGGGTATGTTGaagttctacatttacagactgtagtccatctgtttctctgcttactTTATTAGCCCatttttcactctgttcttcagtggtcatgatccccacaggaccaccacagagcaggtaatatttgggtcatggatcattctcagcactgcagtggtccTCAACACATAatagcgtgtgttgtgctggtacgagtggatcagacacagcagtactggtggagtttttaaacatctgtgcCACTAcaggactgagaatagtccaccagctAAAATATTCAGAGTAGAGGGTGActaacacaaaatgtgttatgTGACTTACATTtgcaaggtggaccaacaaggtaggagtgtctgagtggacagtgattggacagtgtttaaaaacagcagcactgctgtatctgatccacttgtatctaagcaacacaaactaacacaccaccacttcAATAATACGTGGTTTCTGGTGGTTCAATTGGGGTCTTGAATGggtgaacagggtaaaagaggacTTATAAAGTATGCAGAGTGGGATTTAATGTCTGtcttaaaaacagaaacatggtTGAGTATGAACTCGAAttattttttactgtaattttcagATATTTCTTACTCTGTGCTGCATTCAGACTGgcagtttctgtttttaaactttgtctttgtcacTCGGGGTATGACGTCCTCTTTCATTCCCCCTCAAATTGAGCCCTGGCTTTTTTCCCTACAGAACATGGAGGAGATGGAGAAGAGCCACGAGGTTTTCCTTCAGGGAGCACAGATGGAGCTGAAAAAGGAGATGGCCCTGCTACAGAAAAAGATAATGATGGACACAGTGAGTGCATGCATAAAGATTCATGTATTTCTCAGGCTGTCTTTGCACACATTTGCTTGCTGAAAATGCCATTTCATCACGAGTtttgttctgtacatttttcattagcAACAACAGGAGATGGCCACAGTGCGGAAGTCCCTCCAGTCCATGCTCTTTTGAAGTGTGCCGATGTATCAGGGTTAGTTTCAAGACCTGAAGTaccttcaatgctcatgttgtcCTTCAGAATTCATGTTATTATTGAACTGGGAAGAATTCTTGTAACCTAGCAATGCAAGATCTCGTTCaagtttattattttactcCTAACAAACACATGTTCTCCATGTAAATTCTGTATATATCGCAAATTgtccacaaataaataaaattgacgTCTGATGTTCCTTGAACTGAGCAGAATGTTTTTTGTTGAATGATTTAAATACATGACCTTTGCGTGTAAGAACATGCTGGACTCCAGTTGGAATTGGATCTCCTTGAGTCTGTTCCTGGTCTGGTGTAGCCACTAAGAACTGGAGATGAAGACTATTAATGGGCAAAAATCACACTGGATGCCTTTTTTAGTTCCTGATTATTTAGATGACTTTAGTCAGTTTGAATGCTGAATTGAATCTATcaactaaaaaaaatctaataattgTACACTATTCATTTGTGCTTTGGAATAAGTTCCTTTTGCGTAACCTTAAAATTAACAGCGAGGGAAAGACAAAGCAATGGTTTCTAGATTTCACCACTAACACTTCTGTCAGTATCTGGAGCTGAACATAGTTGATGGCTGCTACATATTGGAATAGCTTTCAGTATTACACAGATATTCATTGCATATGTGGATTAAATTGGAAATTAAATTTTCTcacttttatgaaataaaagttgTAGCAAAATAGAACATTTTCAGGAAATGTTTAATGGAACCAAAGAGTTTATGtctatataattttttttatttaaaaatatttcagaggGATAATATTTAGGTATACAAAAGCTAACCTTGAAATttgtttacaaataaatatcTTCAGTAAAAGGCAAAAATCCAGGAAAATTAGTTGCATGTGCTCCTTGGAAAAACGCCAGAGGAAACTCGGAAATGACATTGGCGGAAGGAAGTTTTAGAAAGTAAAAGAACCGCTGAACAGTGGCGCTTTCTGTCGATGAGTACAATTTAAACCGCTTGAAGGCTACAGATATTTTTGGTCAGGCCATTCTGTTTACACACGGTAAGCACAGTCTATACGTGTATGTATAGTATAATCTAGCTACCTGTCTTGTCCCGATAATTTTAGAAAGCCTGTCTTTCCATAGTAGTTAGTAGgttagctagcttagcttagctaactTTGCTACATACCGGCTAGCAAGCAGCAACAAACGCGTCACAAAATCAAATGAACTCACAAAAAAGTGCTTAGTTATAATCATCATGTTGTGCCATCATCTGCTTCTTCATTCAAAGAGAAACGTGTTATAGAAATTCAAGCAAAAGCGGTCATTTATATTCTCGCTAGCTGTGCCAAACTCACTGACTCCTGTGCTTGTTAGCGAAGCAGCATCAGGCGGTGTTCTTTCTTTATAGGCTTAACCGTGGCGAGCTGACGCGAGCCAGCTAATTCAGCTTAGGTTAAAGGAGAACTCTGTTTCCAAAAAGGGGAACCGATTTTCACCAAAattaagtggttgagatgtaaacaaacccattcagagtggtttgatgtgaaatgttccattctagaaAAACTAGCGAGTctgaattgctcacagtggtggtcataggaaccagacgtctgcagATTTTAGCGTCTCtgaaagttccctcacagaaacgtattacatgaaatggttagataGCTGTATGCTGTCTGATGACACAttgttttttcacagttttgCGATAAgatttggcttaaaatgtattttcgtTTGTTTTAGTCCAATACTGGAGGAAGGCATACAGAACGTcgttaaggcaaaatagtaccaaaagaaaacttattGCTTTAGATTTGTGACCCTGGATTTATACCCTTGTCAACATTATACAAATCTAGGAGATACATGTA
Proteins encoded in this region:
- the actr6 gene encoding actin-related protein 6; the protein is MTTLVLDNGAYTAKIGYSHEKVSVIPNCQFRSKTLRLKTFTANQLDEIKDPSGLFYILPFQKGYLVNWDVQRKVWDHLFGKEMFKVDFADTSVVITEPYFNFMSIQESMNEILFEEYQFQAALRINAGSLSAHRYFQENNSELCCIVVDSGFSFTHIAPYCRGRKMKDGICRINVGGKLLTNHLKEIISYRQLHVMDETHVINQVKEDVCYVSQDFYNDMEIAQLKGEENMVMRDYVLPDFSSIKKGFCKPREEMNFTGKYKTGEQILRLNNERFAVPEMLFHPSDIGIQEMGIPEALVNSINKMPEEMQPHFYKNIVLTGGNALFPGFRDRVYKEVRALAPAEFQVSVVLPQNPICYAWEGGKLLAENPDFEEMVVTREDYEENGHCIYEKFDI
- the sycp3 gene encoding synaptonemal complex protein 3, which translates into the protein MASSGRKQTKKTKPTEDATDLQAFDFNIEEEKKGLSGSDDEAREETPIVDKLGKKRSASSFEENDLGVGVGNEVQTMLEKFGADISKAMQAKRKRLEAFTKSSLKGSNQKIEQLWKTQHNQRQKLTQEYSQQVFSVLQQWETDVQKSEEQEEKLNNLFRQQQKLFQQARVVQSQKLKTIKELYEQFVKNMEEMEKSHEVFLQGAQMELKKEMALLQKKIMMDTQQQEMATVRKSLQSMLF